A single genomic interval of Ignavibacteria bacterium harbors:
- a CDS encoding S8 family serine peptidase, whose product MKKLFLIVLLLIAYSASYAQFAEVSTRLKQKLSSMSPMEYTPVLILLKDRVNIEALDAQLYSQKANAQYRAKTIIEALMEKARTTQGPILSALESKKMAGKVRSYEAFWITNMILVDANAETILDLTRRADVDQIDLDGLLDYDKPVSRSDAPEGTEASEIGLKVIKANKLWEIGITGLGRLVMNIDTGVEGTHPALSARWRGNNGQPWWRAWFDKNGSTTTPTDCDDHGTHTMGIMCGRSAAGDTVGVAPNAQWIAARTICSSPHTSNSIAAFQWAMNPDSNASTTSDMPDAIGNSWYDPDVSNECSGIYKTTLDALEAAGIAVVFSCGNSGPSGTSITKPKNINTNSVNAFTVGSINGNSSFPYPISSYSSRGPSVCGGTGSLLIKPEVCAPGENVRSSVRGGGYTTMSGTSMACPHIVGAVALLREVAPNLTGKQILEALYNTAVQLPVGGVENNDYGKGVIDVYAAFQSLGPMISHTPLPNTENLTGPCLINSEVTSVLSGVSTAKLLWSRNNTNITDSVVMTKGTGNNWSASIPGNGTAAVYRYFIKAIDSTDRVGTNPPGAPAVLNVFTASPDTSKPIITHTTIADVPKTTWPATVTAVVTDNIGLDSVWVKWYKNSTVTGIKMFKLLNTGENNFAAQFNSANSDVNVNDSIFYRVFARDNSLAHNTDSTTLRTFKIIAQATACIGTGTSSTSYPFYTLYEDSRTQMLYKSSEIIAGGGAAGFINKIGFTILTVGSPAMNGFSVKMQTIASSTISSWTTTGWTEVYTSSSYSPAGTGLQYITLTTPYYYNGTGNLLVEVCFNNTTWSSNTTVAGTSQTGTVVHNHVDNSTGCNLTATSTAANRPNVCLVINTAVGVNPSGANVPNVYSLSQNYPNPFNPSTKINFAIPKQGLVTLKIYDVLGREVRILVNDVKSAGNYTVDFNASEFSSGVYFYRIQANDFSDVKRMLLVK is encoded by the coding sequence ATGAAAAAATTATTTTTAATCGTCTTATTGCTTATAGCATACTCAGCATCCTATGCACAGTTTGCAGAAGTTAGCACAAGACTTAAACAGAAACTTTCATCGATGAGCCCGATGGAGTACACCCCCGTTCTTATTCTTCTTAAAGACAGGGTTAATATAGAAGCTCTTGATGCACAGCTTTATTCACAAAAAGCTAATGCACAATACCGTGCAAAGACTATAATTGAAGCTTTAATGGAAAAAGCTCGTACAACTCAAGGTCCAATTCTGTCTGCACTTGAAAGTAAGAAAATGGCAGGAAAGGTAAGAAGCTATGAAGCATTCTGGATAACTAATATGATTCTTGTTGACGCCAACGCCGAAACTATATTGGACTTAACTAGAAGAGCAGATGTTGATCAAATTGATTTGGACGGATTATTAGATTACGATAAACCTGTTAGCAGAAGTGATGCACCGGAAGGAACAGAAGCATCAGAGATTGGACTAAAAGTTATTAAAGCAAATAAGTTGTGGGAAATTGGAATTACTGGGCTTGGAAGACTCGTCATGAATATTGATACTGGTGTTGAGGGTACTCATCCTGCTCTTTCAGCCAGATGGCGTGGAAATAACGGTCAGCCCTGGTGGAGAGCATGGTTTGATAAGAATGGAAGTACTACAACTCCAACAGATTGCGATGATCATGGAACACATACAATGGGTATTATGTGCGGACGTTCGGCAGCAGGTGATACGGTTGGAGTTGCACCTAACGCACAATGGATAGCAGCAAGAACAATTTGTTCATCACCGCACACAAGCAATTCTATTGCAGCATTTCAGTGGGCAATGAATCCAGACAGTAATGCAAGTACAACCAGCGACATGCCGGATGCTATAGGAAATTCATGGTATGATCCGGACGTATCAAATGAATGTTCAGGAATTTATAAAACAACTCTTGATGCTCTTGAAGCAGCAGGTATTGCTGTTGTTTTCTCTTGCGGAAACAGCGGTCCGAGCGGAACGAGTATTACAAAGCCAAAAAATATAAACACAAATTCAGTAAATGCTTTCACAGTTGGAAGTATAAATGGAAATTCGTCGTTTCCTTATCCAATTTCTTCATACTCTTCAAGAGGACCTTCAGTATGCGGCGGAACAGGTTCATTATTAATAAAACCCGAAGTTTGTGCTCCGGGTGAGAATGTAAGATCTTCAGTAAGAGGCGGTGGTTATACAACTATGTCAGGTACATCTATGGCATGTCCGCACATTGTGGGTGCTGTTGCTCTTTTAAGAGAAGTTGCACCTAACTTAACCGGAAAACAGATTCTCGAAGCTCTTTATAATACGGCAGTTCAGCTTCCCGTTGGCGGAGTTGAAAATAACGATTACGGTAAAGGTGTTATTGATGTTTATGCAGCATTCCAATCTTTAGGACCGATGATCTCACATACGCCTCTGCCGAATACTGAAAACCTTACGGGTCCGTGTTTAATAAATTCAGAAGTAACTTCAGTTCTTTCCGGTGTTTCTACTGCAAAACTTCTCTGGTCAAGAAACAACACTAATATCACAGACAGCGTTGTTATGACAAAAGGCACAGGAAATAACTGGTCCGCCTCAATTCCGGGAAACGGTACAGCAGCTGTTTACAGGTATTTCATTAAGGCAATCGACAGCACTGACAGAGTCGGAACTAATCCTCCCGGTGCTCCTGCTGTACTTAACGTATTTACAGCATCACCCGATACATCAAAACCCATCATAACTCATACAACGATTGCAGATGTTCCAAAAACAACCTGGCCTGCAACAGTAACCGCAGTAGTAACGGATAATATAGGACTCGACTCTGTATGGGTGAAATGGTATAAAAATAGTACAGTAACCGGAATAAAAATGTTTAAACTTCTTAATACCGGAGAGAATAATTTCGCTGCTCAATTCAATTCAGCCAATTCAGATGTTAACGTTAATGACTCAATTTTCTACCGTGTATTTGCTAGAGATAATTCGCTTGCTCATAATACAGATTCCACTACACTCAGGACGTTTAAAATAATTGCTCAGGCCACTGCTTGTATAGGAACGGGCACATCATCTACAAGCTATCCGTTCTATACGCTTTACGAAGACTCAAGAACACAGATGCTTTACAAGTCCTCAGAAATTATAGCAGGAGGTGGTGCAGCGGGATTCATCAACAAGATTGGATTCACTATATTAACAGTCGGTTCCCCTGCAATGAACGGATTCTCTGTAAAGATGCAGACTATTGCTTCATCCACAATATCTTCATGGACCACGACAGGATGGACAGAAGTATATACTTCCTCTTCATACTCACCTGCAGGAACAGGATTACAGTACATAACCTTAACAACACCTTATTATTATAACGGAACGGGAAATCTTCTCGTTGAGGTCTGTTTTAATAATACAACTTGGTCATCGAATACAACAGTGGCTGGAACTTCTCAGACTGGTACGGTAGTTCACAATCACGTAGACAACTCAACAGGTTGTAACCTTACTGCTACATCTACTGCGGCTAATCGACCGAATGTATGTCTTGTTATTAACACAGCTGTTGGGGTAAATCCATCAGGTGCAAACGTACCTAACGTTTACTCATTGAGCCAGAATTATCCTAATCCGTTTAATCCTTCAACAAAGATAAACTTTGCAATTCCAAAGCAGGGACTTGTCACATTGAAGATTTATGACGTACTCGGCAGAGAGGTAAGAATACTTGTAAATGATGTTAAATCGGCAGGTAACTATACTGTTGATTTTAATGCATCTGAATTCTCAAGCGGTGTTTATTTCTATCGCATTCAGGCAAATGATTTTTCGGACGTAAAACGCATGCTGTTGGTCAAATAA
- a CDS encoding tetratricopeptide repeat protein, whose amino-acid sequence MKISLKLSLIIIAAASFIVYFNTLNNNFVYDDETIIVKNADNLRLQNIPGYFTNQGEYRYAFGPLYRPLIMTSFAVDHTLFGLKPGGYHFMNIIFHAVSTMFLFLILLMFFGKYENGILASLLSSLIFAVHPVHTEAVSFISSRTDVLATMFLFISFYCFLILRGFSLPKFQKEKGKDKKQSQQQKPVSEKYFIYCLLFYFLGLLSKEMIITLPLIFLLFDLLISKEKIKVVYKNYIYLFGVTILYLIIRHFAIQGIEKKLVSDWFYGKDSIVIIATMVKTIPVYFKLMFFPIGLVYNYNGVISYSNTLLDLNSFLSILFIITAITLSFYLIKNKVYYSYSILVFFIGLLPVINIIPTANIMAERYLYMLTFPLCIAIAYFISTNSNIKNIKTYTWILLIIIVFFGILTIQRNQVWKTNETLWMSAEGDSSPASMINIAGLYTRSNQIDKAEKLYIDALEINQYMINAHINLGIINMIRGKYDTAEVKLRNALEIDSKNPNANYMYAKLKLMTNKPTEAKNIFENMESNLLEYKDSKRLLDSLKKLGI is encoded by the coding sequence ATGAAGATATCCCTAAAGCTTTCCTTAATCATAATAGCGGCTGCCTCTTTTATAGTCTATTTCAACACATTAAATAATAACTTCGTTTATGACGATGAGACTATAATCGTCAAGAATGCAGATAATCTTCGCTTACAGAATATTCCGGGTTATTTTACCAATCAGGGCGAATACCGTTACGCATTCGGGCCTTTATACAGACCGCTTATAATGACATCATTTGCCGTTGACCACACCTTGTTCGGACTCAAACCCGGAGGATATCATTTCATGAATATTATTTTCCATGCTGTTTCAACGATGTTTTTATTTCTTATTCTATTAATGTTCTTTGGAAAATATGAAAACGGAATTCTTGCTTCATTACTGTCATCATTAATTTTTGCGGTGCACCCCGTTCATACAGAAGCGGTATCATTTATCAGTTCAAGAACAGACGTTTTAGCAACCATGTTCCTTTTTATTTCTTTTTACTGTTTTTTAATATTGCGTGGTTTTTCACTCCCAAAATTTCAAAAGGAAAAAGGAAAGGATAAAAAGCAATCACAACAACAAAAACCTGTTTCAGAAAAATATTTTATTTATTGTTTGTTGTTTTATTTTCTTGGACTTTTATCTAAAGAAATGATTATAACTTTGCCTCTTATATTCCTGCTTTTTGATTTGCTCATTTCAAAGGAAAAAATCAAAGTGGTATATAAAAATTACATTTATCTTTTCGGAGTAACAATATTATATTTGATTATCAGACACTTTGCAATACAAGGGATTGAAAAAAAGCTTGTGTCTGACTGGTTCTACGGCAAAGATTCGATTGTTATCATTGCGACCATGGTAAAAACCATCCCGGTATACTTCAAACTGATGTTTTTTCCTATAGGCCTGGTCTACAACTATAATGGCGTAATTTCATATTCAAACACACTTCTTGATTTAAACAGTTTTCTTTCGATATTATTTATAATTACCGCAATAACATTATCATTTTACTTAATAAAAAACAAAGTTTACTATTCATATTCTATTTTAGTATTTTTTATAGGATTGCTGCCTGTCATAAATATTATACCTACTGCAAATATTATGGCTGAAAGATATTTATATATGCTTACTTTCCCGTTATGCATCGCTATTGCATACTTTATTTCAACAAATTCAAATATTAAAAATATAAAGACATATACATGGATTTTATTGATAATAATTGTATTCTTTGGAATTCTAACAATTCAACGAAATCAGGTATGGAAAACGAATGAAACATTATGGATGTCAGCAGAAGGCGATAGCAGCCCTGCATCAATGATAAATATAGCAGGTTTATATACAAGGTCAAATCAGATAGATAAAGCCGAAAAGCTATACATCGATGCTTTAGAAATAAATCAATATATGATTAATGCTCATATAAACCTTGGTATTATCAATATGATTAGGGGGAAATATGACACAGCAGAAGTAAAACTCAGAAATGCTCTGGAAATTGATTCCAAGAATCCTAATGCTAATTACATGTATGCTAAACTAAAACTTATGACAAACAAGCCGACAGAGGCAAAAAATATTTTTGAAAACATGGAATCTAATTTACTTGAATATAAAGATTCAAAACGATTGCTTGATTCTCTCAAAAAATTGGGTATTTAG